The following DNA comes from Microcella sp..
GCGCGTGACCTCGACGTCATGCCAGCGCTCGAGGTACGCCGCCGACTCGAGCACGGCCTCGTGCTCGATCGCACTCACGAGGATGTGCCGGTCACGGCCTCGGGCGATCGCCGCCAGAGTGAGGCCGATGACCGCGAGATTGTCGCTCTCGGTGCCGCCGCTCGTGAGCACGACCTGCGCCGGGCGCACGCCGGAGAGCTGGGCGATGCGCGAGCGGGCATCCGCCAGGGCGTCGGCGGCCCGTCGACCAAGTGCGTGCGTCGACGACGGGTTGCCGTGCTCGCCCGTGAGCCACGGCCACATCGCTTCGAGCACCTCGCGGCGGGTCGCGGTCGTGGCCGCCTGGTCGAGATCGATGAGGGTCACGGATGCTCGCTAGCGCGCGCCGCCGGCACCGCTGCCCGCCTCAGTGCTGGTCGGTACCCCGTCGATAACGATGTCGAGCCCGAGATCGAGCGCCGGAGCGCTGTGCGTGAGGGCTCCGACCGAGATCACGTCGACGCCGGTCTCGGCGATCGCGCGCACGGTGTCGAGCGTCACTCCGCCGCTCGCTTCGACGGTCGCGCGGCCCGCGATGAGGGCCACGCCCGCCCGCAGGTCGTCGAGGCTGAAGTTGTCGAGCATGATCGTGTCAGGCTCGGCGGCGATGACGGCCTCGAGCTGGCCAAGCCGGTCGACCTCGACCTCGAGGTGCATCGTGTGTGGGATGCGCGCGCGCACGGCCCGGATCGCCTCGGTGAGGTCGAGCCCCTGCGACTGCAACACGGCGAGGTGGTTGTCTTTGAGCATGACGGCGTCACTGAGCGAGAATCGGTGGTTGTGCCCGCCGCCCGCGCGCACGGCGGATTTCTCGAGCATCCGCAGGCCGGGCGTGGTCTTGCGTGTGTCGACGAGGCGCACGGGGTTGCCGGTTGCCGAGAGGGTGCCTGCGACTGCATCGACGTAGCGGCGGGTGAGGGTCGCGACGCCGCTCAGCCGCTGCGCGAGGTTAAGCGCGACCCGCTCGCCGCGCAGAATGCCGCGCGCCGAGCCCGTGATCGTCGCGATGACGGTGCCGGGCGCGATCGGGTCGCCGTCCGAGAGGTGCCGCTCGACAACCAGAGTCGGGTCGACGCGCGTGAAGGCGAGCTCGAGCGGCAGGCCGCCGGCGAAGACGCCGTCGACGCGGCTCACGATGCGGGCCGTGGCCGTTGCGCTAGCGGGAATCGCGGCCTCACTCGTGGCGTCACCCCAGGGTGCGTCTTCGTCGAGCGCACGATCGACGATGGCCGTGACGCCCGCGAGCGTCGCGCCCTGCAGGTCGTCGGTCATGCGGGCACCTCCGCGCGAGCATCCGATCTCCACAATTCAGGAGATTCGGATGCTGGACGCACGACGACACGCCGCACGCGCTGCTCGGGGTCGGTCTCGGGGAAGTCGTCGCGCCAGTGCGCGCCCCGCGATTCGGTGCGGGCCAGCGCGGCCGCGGCGGTCAGGCGCGCGAGCGGCAGCAGCGAGCGGGCTTCATCGTCGGCAGGGCGAGCATCCGCCAGTTCTCGGGCAAAATCAGCCATTTCGTCGCCTGTTCGTTCGAGACCGAGCGCCTGCCAGGCGCGGTCGCGGATGCGGTCAGCACTCCACGCGACCGTTCCGTCGGCGAGGGCGTCGGCCGCGATCTCGCGCACGAGCGGCACGGGTGTGTCGAGCTGAGCGCCAGACGCCGACTCCTGAATTGTGGAGGTCGACACGGCGCTCGCGTCGCGCAGCGCGGGCAGGGGCAGCGCGGGCACCGAGCCCGCGGCATCGACGGCATCGCCCGCGCGCCATCCCACGACGACCGCCTCGAGCAGCGAGTTCGAGGCGAGGCGGTTGGCGCCGTGCACTCCCGTCGACCCAGTTTCGCCCACAGCGAACAAGCCCGGAATCGTCGTGCGGCCATCCATGTCGGTGAGCGCCCCGCCCATCGCGTAGTGCGCCGCGGGCGTCACGGGCACGGGCGAGGTCGACCAGTCGACGCCGGTCGCGCGCACGAGGGCGTCGATAGTCGGAAAGCGCTCAGCCAAGACAGAGGCCCCGAGCATCGTCGCGTCGAGCAACACGGGCTGACCGTCCTGAAGCCTCATCTGGCGGGCGATCGCGCGCGCCACGATGTCGCGAGGGGCGAGCTCGGCCCGCGGGTCGATCTCGAGCATGAAGCGACGTCCGTCGGCGTCGAGCAGCGTCGCGCCCTCACCGCGCACGGCCTCGGAGACGAGTCCTCCCCCGGCGAGCACGGTGGGGTGAAACTGCACGAACTCGAGGTCGGCGACGACAGCGCCGGCCGCGTAGGCCAGCAGCACGCCGTCGCCCGTCGAGACGGGCGGGTTGGTCGTGTGACGGTAGAGCCGTCCGTTGCCCCCGGTCGCGATGATCACAGCATCGGCATCGACGTGCTCGACGCCCGCGGGGCTCTCGACAACCGCACCCACGATCGCGCCGTCGCGCACGTTGAGCGAGGTCGCGCGGGCGAATTCACGGGCCCGGATGCGCCCCTCACGCACCGCGGCAGCCAGAGCCGTTTCGATCACTCGGCCGGTGGCGTCGCCCCCCGCGTGCAGTATGCGCGCGACCGAGTGCGCGGCCTCGAGCCCGCGGGCCCAGTCGCTCACGTCGTCGAACGGTGCGACGGCGCCCGGCGCGGGGTCGAAGGCCACCCCGAGCCCGACGAGGTCGTGCACCCGGCCGGGCCCCTCGGTGCAGAGGATGTCGACGGCGACAGGATCACTCAGGCCCGCGCCCGCGAGCAGCGTGTCGCGGGCGTGCAGTTCGGCCGAGTCGTCGGGAAAGACGGCAGCGGCGATGCCGCCCTGCGCCCACGAGGTCGAACCCGCGGTGAGCACGTCTTTCGTGACGATCGTGACATCGTGCCGGCGCGCGGCGCGCAGGGCGGCGACGAGCCCGGCCATGCCGCTGCCGATGACGAGGATGTGCGCCATGAGTCAGTCCTTCGGCTTCGCGGCGAGCATGCGCTCAAGCGCGAGCTTGGCGTCGGCTTGCACCGACGACTCGACAACGATCTCGTTGACGACGCGACCGGCGACGAGCTCTTCGAGCACCCAAGCGAGGTATCCGGGGTGGATGCGGTACATCGTCGAGCAGGGGCAGATGACGGGGTCGAGGCAGAAGATCGTGTGCTGCGGGTACTCGGCCGCGAGCCGGTTGACCATGTTGACTTCGGTGCCGATCGCGAAGGTCGTGGGTTCAGTCGCTCCCGCGACGGCGCGCCGGATGTAGTCGGTCGAGCCCGCCTCGTCGGCGGCATCGACGACCTCCATGGGGCACTCGGGGTGCACGACGACGCGCACGCCCGGGTGGTCTACCCGCGCCTGAGACACCTGACCGACGGTGAAGCGCTTGTGCACGCTGCAGAAGCCGTGCCACAGCACGACGCGCGCATCGAGCAGCTGCTGCTCGGTCGACCCGCCCAGGGGGCGCCGCGGGTTCCACATCGGCATCTGCTCGAGCGGCACGCCCATGGCCTTGGCAGTGTTGCGGCCGAGGTGCTGGTCGGGGAAGAACAGCACGCGCTGCCCGCGCTCGAACGCCCACTCGAGCACCGTCTTGGCGTTCGACGACGTGCAGACGATGCCGCCGTTGGCCCCGCAGAACGCCTTGAGCGCGGCCGAGGAGTTCATGTAAGTGACGGGGATGATCGGAACCCGGCCCGACTCGTCGGGCTCGGTGCCGTAGACCGAGAGCAGCTCGTCCCACGCCGCTTGCACCGAGTCGATGTCGGCCATATCGGCCATCGAGCATCCGGCGGCCAGATTCGGCAGGATCACCTTCTGAGAATCGCGCGCCAAGATGTCGGCCGTCTCGGCCATGAAGTGCACGCCGCAGAACACGATGTACTCGGCGTCGGGCTTGGTGAGGGCGGCGTTCGCGAGCTGGAACGAGTCGCCGAGGAAGTCGGCGTGCTGCACGACCTCGTCGCGCTGGTAGAAGTGGCCGAGAATGACGAGCCGCTCGCCGAGG
Coding sequences within:
- the nadC gene encoding carboxylating nicotinate-nucleotide diphosphorylase, which encodes MTDDLQGATLAGVTAIVDRALDEDAPWGDATSEAAIPASATATARIVSRVDGVFAGGLPLELAFTRVDPTLVVERHLSDGDPIAPGTVIATITGSARGILRGERVALNLAQRLSGVATLTRRYVDAVAGTLSATGNPVRLVDTRKTTPGLRMLEKSAVRAGGGHNHRFSLSDAVMLKDNHLAVLQSQGLDLTEAIRAVRARIPHTMHLEVEVDRLGQLEAVIAAEPDTIMLDNFSLDDLRAGVALIAGRATVEASGGVTLDTVRAIAETGVDVISVGALTHSAPALDLGLDIVIDGVPTSTEAGSGAGGAR
- the nadA gene encoding quinolinate synthase NadA, which gives rise to MTTIDASVATTIRLITNGQAPGETCTPELDKGPWEFDPTPGYGPGSSMHDVIPTGSPRQGALPREYQDASNDELHARIRAAKEALGERLVILGHFYQRDEVVQHADFLGDSFQLANAALTKPDAEYIVFCGVHFMAETADILARDSQKVILPNLAAGCSMADMADIDSVQAAWDELLSVYGTEPDESGRVPIIPVTYMNSSAALKAFCGANGGIVCTSSNAKTVLEWAFERGQRVLFFPDQHLGRNTAKAMGVPLEQMPMWNPRRPLGGSTEQQLLDARVVLWHGFCSVHKRFTVGQVSQARVDHPGVRVVVHPECPMEVVDAADEAGSTDYIRRAVAGATEPTTFAIGTEVNMVNRLAAEYPQHTIFCLDPVICPCSTMYRIHPGYLAWVLEELVAGRVVNEIVVESSVQADAKLALERMLAAKPKD
- the nadB gene encoding L-aspartate oxidase, producing the protein MAHILVIGSGMAGLVAALRAARRHDVTIVTKDVLTAGSTSWAQGGIAAAVFPDDSAELHARDTLLAGAGLSDPVAVDILCTEGPGRVHDLVGLGVAFDPAPGAVAPFDDVSDWARGLEAAHSVARILHAGGDATGRVIETALAAAVREGRIRAREFARATSLNVRDGAIVGAVVESPAGVEHVDADAVIIATGGNGRLYRHTTNPPVSTGDGVLLAYAAGAVVADLEFVQFHPTVLAGGGLVSEAVRGEGATLLDADGRRFMLEIDPRAELAPRDIVARAIARQMRLQDGQPVLLDATMLGASVLAERFPTIDALVRATGVDWSTSPVPVTPAAHYAMGGALTDMDGRTTIPGLFAVGETGSTGVHGANRLASNSLLEAVVVGWRAGDAVDAAGSVPALPLPALRDASAVSTSTIQESASGAQLDTPVPLVREIAADALADGTVAWSADRIRDRAWQALGLERTGDEMADFARELADARPADDEARSLLPLARLTAAAALARTESRGAHWRDDFPETDPEQRVRRVVVRPASESPELWRSDARAEVPA